TAGCCCGGTTTGGATCTCTTCCAAGTGGCAGAGGGCCGCGCCTTGGCGGCGCGGCCCTGCGACATGCGCGCCCTGCCGGGGGCCACGCGCGGACTCAGAGCCCCTTCTGGCGGCGGGCGGCGGTGAGGGTGTTCTGGAGAAGGCAGGCGATGGTCATGGGGCCGACGCCGCCGGGCACGGGCGTGATGAGGCCGGCGACGCCCAGCGCCTCCTCATAGGCCACATCGCCCACAAGGCGCGTCTTGCCGTCCGCCTTCGGCACGCGGTTGATGCCGACGTCGATGACCGTGGCACCGGGCTTGATCCAGTCGCCCCGCACCATCTCCGGGCGGCCGACGGCGGCAACCAGAATGTCAGCCTGGCGGCACATGCCCGGCAGATCGCGGGTGCGCGAATGGGCGATCGTAACGGTGCAGTCCTCCCGCAGCAGAAGCTGCGCCGCCGGCTTGCCGACGATGTTGGAGCGCCCAACCACCACGGCATTGAGCCCGGAGAGATTGCCCAGGTGATGCTTCAGCAGCATCACGCAGCCGAGCGGCGTGCAGGGCACGAGGGCGTCGAGGCCCACCGCGAGGCGGCCGGCATTCACCACATGGAAGCCGTCCACATCCTTTGCCGGATCGATGGCGGCCAGGACCTTCATGGAATCGAGATGGGCCGGCAGCGGAAGCTGCACGAGAATGCCGTTCACCGCCGGATCGGCGTTGAGCTTTTCCACCAGCGCCAGAAGGTCGGCTTCCGCCGTGTCGGCCGGCAGCTTGTACTCGAATGAGGCCATGCCGGCCTCCGCCGTCTGGGCGGCCTTGTTGCGCACATAGACCTGGCTCGCCGGGTCCTCGCCCACCAGCACCACCGCGAGACCGGGCTTCAGGTCATGGTCCCGCACCAGTACGGCGACCTCTTCGGCAATGCGGGCGCGCAGGCCAGCGGCGAACGCCTTTCCGTCGATGGGCTTGGTCTCGATCACGGAGCGATCCTCGGGGCTTGTGAAGGCGAGCGTGTTCTGGGCGGCAAGGCGGAACGGTGCAACCCCAAAAGGCGCGCCCCTCCCCTGCGCTCAGGCAACGCACCTTACGAAGAAACTAATTTTCGTTCTAGGAATATTTCCGATTCAGGCCAGGCGTGGAATATCGCCGCGCGCCCAGCCTTCCT
The Azorhizobium caulinodans ORS 571 genome window above contains:
- the folD gene encoding bifunctional methylenetetrahydrofolate dehydrogenase/methenyltetrahydrofolate cyclohydrolase FolD; this encodes METKPIDGKAFAAGLRARIAEEVAVLVRDHDLKPGLAVVLVGEDPASQVYVRNKAAQTAEAGMASFEYKLPADTAEADLLALVEKLNADPAVNGILVQLPLPAHLDSMKVLAAIDPAKDVDGFHVVNAGRLAVGLDALVPCTPLGCVMLLKHHLGNLSGLNAVVVGRSNIVGKPAAQLLLREDCTVTIAHSRTRDLPGMCRQADILVAAVGRPEMVRGDWIKPGATVIDVGINRVPKADGKTRLVGDVAYEEALGVAGLITPVPGGVGPMTIACLLQNTLTAARRQKGL